Sequence from the Sphingomicrobium clamense genome:
CTGGCGACCCGGCTGTCCGGAAAGATGGCGGCGTAGAAGTTCGCCGCTTTCTCGATGTCCGTATCCAGCCACAGGACCGGGCGAAGGTCGCTCACTGGTCGACGATCGGGCTGAACCCGCCATAGATCATGCGCTTGCCGTCGAAAGGCATGTCATGGGGCCCTTCGGCGGTTTCCATATAGTCTTCCATCTTCTTCCAGCCCGCATCGCGGGTCTCCTTGTCGGGCCATTCGACCCAGCTGAAGATGGTCTTTTCGCCGTCCTCGGAAAGTACGGCGGTATGGAAATCGTTCTGCTTGCCGACCGGGCAGTCGTCCTCGACCGCCTCAACCACGCGGGTCGCGCCCCATTCCCTGAACTTGGGCGCCATTTCCTCGGCCATCTTGCGATAGGCGTCGAGTTTTCCCGGTTGAACCGGGATCAGATATCCGTCGATATAGGCCATGATCGTATCTCCTACTTGGGGCCGACGAGGCAGAACATCGCGCCCTGCGGGTCGGTGGCGAAGATGATGACGTCGCCGCCCGGGATTTCCTGCGGGCCGTGGAACAGCTGGCCGCCTGCTTCCTTGAGCCGCTCGACCGCGTCCTCGACGCCGTCAGACCACCAATAATAGTTCCACATGGCCGGCATCTCGCCACCCGCCTGGGTCATCCCGCCGAGCATCGTCTCGTCCTTGCCGTACATCTGATAGGGACCCTGCGGCGTGTCCATCGCCTCACCCCTGGTCCAGCCGAACAGCTCGCCATAGAAGCCGACGGCGTCGTCGGGCTTGCCGGCCAGGCACTCGTTCCAACCGACATGACCGGGTGTGCGGTCGGCCTTGAAGCTCTCGCTCTGGTCCCCCTCCTCGGTCGACATGATGTAGAAGGGCGCCCCAGCCGGATCGGCGAGCATCGCAAAGCGGCCGACGCCCGGAATGTCGCGCGGTTCGATATGCACTGCGCCGCCCAGCGACTTGGCCTTCTCGGCACTGGCATCGACATCGTCGACCTCGACATAGCCCATCCACGCGGGCCGCGCGCCGCCGGCCTTCATGTCGTCGTCGATCTTCATCATGCCGGCCACCTGCGTGCCGTCGGGCGCGTTGAAGAGCGTGTAGCCCTCCATCCCGCTATCCGCAGCCTCGAGCCCGATCACCTTGTTATAGAAAACCGCTGCTGTATCCGGATCTTCGGTCAGCAGCTCATACCAGACGAAATCACCATGCGCATTTGCCACGACTCGTCTCCTTCGATGAAGCGTGGACCATAGTCCCCCATTGTCCAGTTGGGGAGCCTCGCCTAAGGACAGCCCATGACCGACCTGCCCAACACGAATACGGCCAGCCGCGCCGACACCGTCCTCGACAGTCCCGACAAGATGGTAAAGGTGCGCGAGGCCTTCGGCATTGACAGTGACATGGAAGTGCCCGCGTTCAGCGAGGCCGACGAACGCGTGCCCGATCTCGATCCGGCTTACGTCTTCGACCCCGACACGACAATGGCGATTGCGGCGGGCTTCGCGCACAACCGCCGCGTGATGGTCCAGGGTTATCACGGCACGGGCAAGTCGACCCACATCGAGCAGGTCGCGGCGCGCCTCAACTGGCCGCTCATTCGCATTAACCTCGACGCGCACATTTCGCGTATCGACCTCGTCGGGCGCGATGCGATCGTGCTCAAGGACGGCCAACAGGTCACCGAGTTCAAGGAAGGCCTACTGCCCTGGTGCCTCCAGCACCCGGTGGCGCTCGTGTTCGACGAATATGACGCCGGGCGTCCCGACGTGATGTTCGTGATCCAGCGCGTGCTCGAGACCGAGGGCAAACTGACCCTGCTCGACCAGAATCGCGTGATCCACCCCAACCCGTGGTTCCGCCTGTTCGCGACCACCAACACGATCGGGCTGGGCGACACGACCGGCCTCTATCATGGCACGCAGGCAATCAACCAGGGGCAAATGGACCGCTGGAACATCGTCACGACGCTCAACTATTTGCCCGCCGAAACCGAGGCGCAGATCGTGCTCGCCAAGTCGGGCGAATATGACAAGCCCGAGGGCAAGGAGACGGTCGAGAAGATGATCAAGGTCGCTGAGCTTTCGCGTCAGGGATTCATCAACGGCGACATCTCGACCGTGATGAGCCCGCGCACCGTGATCAGCTGGGCGCAAAATGCACTGATCTTCGGCGACGTCGGCTACGCCTTCCGCGTCAGCTTCCTCAACAAGTGTGACGAGGCCGAGCGCCAGATCATCGCCGAATATTACCAGCGCGTGTTCGGCGAGGACCTGCCCGAAAGCGTAGCGCACCGCGCCTAGGCGCCAAGCACTTCGGGCAAAGAAAAACCCCGCCGCGGCGATTGCCGGGCGGGGTCTT
This genomic interval carries:
- a CDS encoding DUF1428 domain-containing protein, whose protein sequence is MAYIDGYLIPVQPGKLDAYRKMAEEMAPKFREWGATRVVEAVEDDCPVGKQNDFHTAVLSEDGEKTIFSWVEWPDKETRDAGWKKMEDYMETAEGPHDMPFDGKRMIYGGFSPIVDQ
- a CDS encoding VOC family protein yields the protein MANAHGDFVWYELLTEDPDTAAVFYNKVIGLEAADSGMEGYTLFNAPDGTQVAGMMKIDDDMKAGGARPAWMGYVEVDDVDASAEKAKSLGGAVHIEPRDIPGVGRFAMLADPAGAPFYIMSTEEGDQSESFKADRTPGHVGWNECLAGKPDDAVGFYGELFGWTRGEAMDTPQGPYQMYGKDETMLGGMTQAGGEMPAMWNYYWWSDGVEDAVERLKEAGGQLFHGPQEIPGGDVIIFATDPQGAMFCLVGPK
- the cobS gene encoding cobaltochelatase subunit CobS, producing MTDLPNTNTASRADTVLDSPDKMVKVREAFGIDSDMEVPAFSEADERVPDLDPAYVFDPDTTMAIAAGFAHNRRVMVQGYHGTGKSTHIEQVAARLNWPLIRINLDAHISRIDLVGRDAIVLKDGQQVTEFKEGLLPWCLQHPVALVFDEYDAGRPDVMFVIQRVLETEGKLTLLDQNRVIHPNPWFRLFATTNTIGLGDTTGLYHGTQAINQGQMDRWNIVTTLNYLPAETEAQIVLAKSGEYDKPEGKETVEKMIKVAELSRQGFINGDISTVMSPRTVISWAQNALIFGDVGYAFRVSFLNKCDEAERQIIAEYYQRVFGEDLPESVAHRA